A portion of the Paenibacillus marchantiae genome contains these proteins:
- the prmC gene encoding peptide chain release factor N(5)-glutamine methyltransferase, which translates to MTPEQSCREAFVEASSFLEKCGVYEPHNNARLLLEHVLGREGAAYYMMQPEPFPSELRSRWEDAVTRKAAGEPAQYIIGSQEFYGLPFEVTPAVLIPRPETELLVEAVLREADRVFPGGAPLAVDIGTGSGAIAVTMASQRPHWQVGAGDISAAALQVAARNAAANGVQIDFREGDLLAPFAGARVDILVSNPPYIPAADMAGLQPEVRDHEPRTALDGGPDGLGPYRIMLEQLALLPAPPQIIGFELGQGQAGDIAALLESAGYWPEIIVVPDLAGIERHVLGVRTSEQVTKM; encoded by the coding sequence ATGACGCCGGAACAGAGTTGTCGGGAAGCCTTCGTGGAGGCTTCCTCTTTTTTGGAGAAGTGCGGCGTGTACGAGCCGCACAACAATGCCCGGCTGCTGCTGGAACATGTACTCGGCCGCGAAGGGGCCGCGTACTATATGATGCAGCCGGAGCCCTTTCCCAGCGAGCTTCGCAGCCGCTGGGAAGACGCCGTCACGCGCAAGGCTGCGGGTGAGCCGGCGCAGTACATTATCGGCAGCCAGGAATTCTACGGGCTGCCGTTCGAGGTCACGCCGGCCGTGCTGATCCCGCGGCCGGAGACCGAGTTGCTGGTCGAGGCTGTGCTGCGCGAAGCCGACCGCGTGTTTCCCGGCGGCGCTCCGCTCGCCGTCGACATTGGCACGGGCAGCGGAGCCATCGCGGTGACGATGGCTTCGCAGCGCCCGCACTGGCAGGTAGGCGCCGGAGATATCTCGGCGGCTGCCCTGCAAGTGGCCGCGCGGAACGCGGCCGCGAACGGGGTACAGATCGACTTCCGTGAAGGCGATCTGCTGGCCCCGTTCGCCGGGGCACGGGTGGACATCCTGGTGTCCAACCCGCCTTACATCCCGGCGGCAGATATGGCCGGGTTGCAGCCCGAGGTGCGCGATCATGAGCCGCGCACGGCACTGGACGGCGGCCCCGATGGGCTGGGGCCGTACCGCATCATGCTGGAGCAGCTGGCACTGCTGCCTGCACCGCCGCAGATCATCGGTTTTGAGCTGGGTCAGGGACAGGCAGGGGACATCGCAGCTCTGCTTGAATCGGCCGGATATTGGCCGGAAATTATCGTCGTGCCAGACCTTGCAGGCATTGAACGGCATGTACTGGGTGTTCGTACTTCGGAACAGGTGACGAAAATGTAA
- the prfA gene encoding peptide chain release factor 1, translated as MFDKLQALADRYEKLSELLCDPDVASDNKKLREYSKEQSDLQPTYEAYNEYKQVSQDLEAAKEMQGEKLDDEMREMVKMEIDELSTRQKELDDLIRVLMLPKDPNDDKNVIVEIRGAAGGDEAALFAADLYRMYTRYADTQGWRVELMDVNTNDLGGFKEVVFLINGRGAYSKMKYESGAHRVQRIPTTESGGRIHTSTSTVAVMPEAEDFDIEIHDKDIRVDTFCSSGAGGQSVNTTKSAVRVTHVPTGIVATCQDGKSQNSNKEKALQVLRTRIFDMMRQEEEAKISSERKSKVGTGDRSERIRTYNFPQSRVTDHRIGLTMHKLDQIMNGEIADIVSALTIAEQTDMMDRGE; from the coding sequence ATGTTTGATAAATTACAGGCGTTAGCCGACCGTTACGAGAAACTCAGCGAGCTGCTGTGTGACCCGGATGTAGCAAGTGACAACAAGAAGCTGCGGGAATATTCCAAAGAGCAATCGGATCTGCAGCCTACCTATGAAGCATACAATGAGTACAAACAAGTGAGCCAGGATCTCGAAGCTGCGAAAGAAATGCAGGGCGAGAAGCTGGACGACGAGATGCGTGAAATGGTCAAAATGGAAATTGATGAACTGAGTACTCGCCAGAAAGAACTGGACGATCTGATTCGTGTTCTCATGCTGCCCAAAGACCCGAATGATGATAAAAACGTCATCGTTGAAATTCGTGGAGCTGCTGGTGGGGATGAAGCGGCGTTGTTTGCAGCGGATCTCTATCGGATGTATACACGTTATGCTGATACGCAAGGCTGGCGCGTGGAACTGATGGACGTTAACACAAATGATTTGGGCGGATTCAAAGAGGTCGTATTCCTCATTAATGGACGCGGCGCGTACAGCAAAATGAAATACGAAAGTGGCGCACACCGTGTGCAACGTATTCCTACAACGGAATCCGGCGGTCGGATTCATACGTCTACTTCGACAGTAGCCGTTATGCCTGAAGCCGAAGATTTCGATATTGAAATCCATGATAAAGATATCCGTGTAGATACGTTCTGTTCCAGTGGTGCCGGTGGACAATCGGTTAATACCACGAAATCGGCTGTACGGGTAACTCACGTTCCAACGGGAATTGTGGCTACGTGTCAGGATGGTAAATCCCAGAACTCGAATAAGGAAAAAGCATTGCAGGTTCTGCGTACGCGTATCTTCGATATGATGCGTCAGGAAGAAGAAGCGAAAATTTCGAGTGAACGGAAGAGCAAAGTGGGTACAGGTGACCGCAGTGAGCGGATTCGTACCTATAATTTCCCACAAAGCCGTGTTACGGATCACCGTATCGGATTGACGATGCACAAGCTGGATCAAATCATGAATGGTGAGATTGCTGATATCGTGTCTGCACTGACGATTGCCGAGCAGACGGATATGATGGATAGAGGAGAATAA